From Carettochelys insculpta isolate YL-2023 chromosome 22, ASM3395843v1, whole genome shotgun sequence, one genomic window encodes:
- the LOC142024928 gene encoding uncharacterized protein LOC142024928, producing MPYKCSDCGKSFTRRSNLNSHHKIHARDKVFKSFECGKSFREHTQLVTHQRIHTGEKPYKCPACGKRFSQRSCLIWHQIVHAGEMPFMCSTCGKSFHRCTSLLDHQRTHTEEKPFNCSTCGKSFSWCPYLVKHQKLHTPKTPYNCSDCGKSFCQRSDVVRPRRIHTGEKRFSCSDCGKSFSRRSNLKSHLKIHTGEKLFNCSHCGKSFHRSSNLSVHERIHTGEKPFSCFVCRKSFSQRSTLIHHQRTHAGEKPFCCSDCGEKRQSVL from the coding sequence ATGCCCTACAAGTGCTCAGACTGCGGGAAGAGCTTCACCCGGCGCTCAAATCTTAACAGTCATCACAAAATCCACGCAAGGGACAAAGTCTTTAAGAGCtttgagtgtgggaaaagcttcagagaACACACTCAGCTTGTAACACACCAGAGAATTCACACGGGAGAGAAGCCCTATAAGTGCCCTGCATGTGGGAAGAGATTCAGCCAGCGGTCTTGCCTTATCTGGCATCAAATAGTGCATGCAGGAGAAATGCCCTTCATGTGCTccacctgtgggaaaagcttccatAGGTGCACAAGTCTTCTTGATCATCAGAGAACTCACACTgaagagaaacccttcaactgttCTACCTGTGGGAAGAGCTTCAGTTGGTGCCCGTACCTGGTTAAGCATCAGAAGCTACATACTCCAAAGACACCCTATAACTGCTCtgactgcgggaaaagcttctGCCAGAGGTCAGACGTTGTTAGACCTAGGCGaatccacactggagagaaacgcttcagctgctctgactgtgggaaaagcttcagtcggcGCTCAAATCTTAAGAGCCATCTtaaaatccacacaggagagaaacttTTTAACTGCTctcactgtgggaaaagcttccatCGGAGTTCAAACCTTAGTGTTCACGAGCGAATTCACACAGGAGAAAAACCCTTCAGCTGCTTTGTTTGCAGGAAAAGCTTTAGTCAGCGCTCAACCCTTAttcatcatcagagaacccacgcaggagagaaacccttctgctgctctgactgtggagAAAAGCGCCAGTCAGTGCTCTAA